ACGGCGGCGACCTTGATCATGGCGAACCAGAACTCGCTCTCACCGAACACGCGGGAGGAGATGGCGTTCATGGTGAACAGCACGGCGGCGAAGATCAGGCAGAAGATCCAGACCGGCACGTCCGGGAACCAGCGCTGCATCATGACGCCGGCCGCCGTGAACTCGGAGCCGATGGCGACGGCCCAGGTCAGCCAGTACAGCCATGCGGTGGTGAAGCCGGTGGCGGGGCCCATGGTGCGGGCGGCGTAGATGTGGAAGGCGCCGGAGACCGGGTACGCGATGGCCAGCTCGCTCAGACAGGCCATCACGAGATACACGACGACGGCGCCGATCAGGTACGCGATCACGGCGCCGAGCGGGCCGGCCTGGGAGATCGTGTAGCCGGAGCTGACGAAGAGGCCGGAGCCGATCACTCCGCCGAGTCCGATCATCACCAGGTGCCGGGTGTCCATGGACCGCCGGAGCCCTTGCTGAGGTGGTTCGGGCGTCGATTCCTTCACGCCGGATTCGTGGAGCGGGACAGCGCTCATGGATCCTCCAGGGGGTGGTGCAGCGGTGAAACGGGCGCGCGGAGGCCGCCGGTCAGGACCGGATTCTGCAAGGGTTGCGGTTTCAGGGTAGGGGTTGATCGTTCCCCTGCGACCATGTTGGTGATCAAGCTAACACCGGGTGCGCGGCGGCCTGAGACCTTCGCCACAGCGGTTAAGGATCCTCAAGGAAGGGCCGCGTGGAGGCGGTTTGAGCAACAGGAGCGCTGATGCTCGTCGCTCAATGTTTCAAGTATCGCTGATGAATGGTGCTATGGTTCCCCGCCGTCCGACGGGGGAACTCACTGCGCCGAGCTGAACTCGCTATTCCGGGGCCGATCTCGCTGTCCTTGGTCGCGAGGTCGGACGGGGGATAGCGAGTTCAGCGTGGGGTGGGGTGAGCGAGGGGCACGGATGGGGCAGGGCGGAGCCGCCGGGGCCCGTCAGTCGTTGAGCGGTTTCCGCGCCAGCCAGGCCGCCACGACCGCGCCGGAGATGTTGTGCCATACCGAGAACACGGCCGAGGGGAGGGCCGCGAGCGGACTGAAGTGCGCGTTCGCCAGGGTGGCCGCCAGCCCCGAGTTCTGCATGCCCACCTCGAACGCCAGGGCGCGCCGGGCCCGCCCGTCGAGCCGGCCGATCTTCCCGGCCAGGTAGCCCAGGCCCAGGCCGAAGCCGTTGTGCAGCACCACGGCCAGGAACACGATCCCGCCGGCCGCCACGAGCTTGGACGCGCTTCCGGCCACGACCACGGCGACGATCAGCGAGATGACCACGGCCGACGCCCAGGGCAGGACCGGCAGCACCCGGGCGACGGCCTTCCGGAGGAAGAGCCGCGCGAGCAGACCCGCGACCACCGGAAGCAGCACCGTCTTGAGGATGTCCAGGACCATGCCGCCGGCGTCGATGTGGAGGAAGGAGCCGGCCAGGAGGAGCGTCAGGGCCGGGGTGACGAGGGGCGCGATCAGGGTCGAGACCGAGGCGACCGCCACGGACAGCGCGACATCGCCCTTCGCGAGGAACGCCATGACGTTCGACGCGGTGCCCGACGGCGCGCAGCCCACCAGGATGACGCCCACGGCCAGCTCGGGCGGCAGCTGCAGCAGCACGGCGATGGCCCACCCCGCGCCCGGCATGATCACGTAGTGCGCCACGATCCCGAGCAGGACCGCCCAGGGGCGCCGGGCCACGGAGGCGAAATCCGGGGGCGTGAGCGTCAGGCCCATGCAGAACATGATGACGCCCAGCAGATACGGCACGGACGGGGTCAGGGGGGTGAAGGCTGCGGGCGCCACGAAGCCCGCGATGCCTGCCGCGAGGACCAGGAGCGGGAACACCGTCACCGCCAGGCGGGCCACCTTAGCTTCGGCGGCCAGGGCGGGATTCTCCAGTGAAGTGC
Above is a window of Arthrobacter sp. Y-9 DNA encoding:
- a CDS encoding bile acid:sodium symporter family protein — protein: MPTDSTSLENPALAAEAKVARLAVTVFPLLVLAAGIAGFVAPAAFTPLTPSVPYLLGVIMFCMGLTLTPPDFASVARRPWAVLLGIVAHYVIMPGAGWAIAVLLQLPPELAVGVILVGCAPSGTASNVMAFLAKGDVALSVAVASVSTLIAPLVTPALTLLLAGSFLHIDAGGMVLDILKTVLLPVVAGLLARLFLRKAVARVLPVLPWASAVVISLIVAVVVAGSASKLVAAGGIVFLAVVLHNGFGLGLGYLAGKIGRLDGRARRALAFEVGMQNSGLAATLANAHFSPLAALPSAVFSVWHNISGAVVAAWLARKPLND